Proteins from one Natrinema salinisoli genomic window:
- a CDS encoding Na+/H+ antiporter NhaC family protein encodes MAEFGALSLAPPLLAIVLAIWTRRPILSLFLGIWSGGVIATGSIGIGQTFEWITGAIADVFHANILVFTLLLGSGVALIWRLGGASAVRNWATSRLETQRKTGLATWGLGILLFFDDYANTAIVGSTMREISDQMRISREKLSYIVDSTAAPVATIGLSSWVAFQLSMIDEGYTALVDSDDYAVTAADTPGVFETFVGSIPFNTYSLLAIVMVGVIVLSQRDYGEMLDAEHRSWQTGKVNRDEAQPLQEVEKDLGSPIEDRPMLRTFFAPIVVLVAVTLSGAFWTGYQSWLDEQAEADATTSLETAIGNDGVIQILVDVVGAGDFAAALVWGSFAMVATLILIGLAYDLFDLGDSVDTILDGFSLMLTAVTILVLAWAISAVAEELGTGRYVAGVAEGVVSPAVLPIVVLLVSAFVAFTMGSSWATMGIVTPISIRVAYELTGTFELMPVMVGAVFSGAIFGDHSSPISDTSVLSATFTGADLIDHIRTQLYYAGTVLFVVVVCYALYGFLGVPWMVFLPLGVVLLVGLVYGLSEIDAQRKGLAPRASSTDVDRTGREPEAEPGSAPEDLD; translated from the coding sequence ATGGCTGAATTCGGCGCACTCTCGCTGGCTCCGCCGCTGCTCGCGATCGTCCTCGCGATCTGGACGCGGCGGCCGATCCTGTCGCTGTTCCTCGGGATCTGGTCGGGCGGAGTCATCGCGACCGGAAGCATCGGCATCGGACAAACGTTCGAGTGGATCACCGGAGCGATCGCGGACGTGTTCCACGCGAATATCCTAGTGTTCACCCTCCTGCTCGGATCGGGCGTGGCGCTGATCTGGCGACTCGGTGGCGCGAGCGCCGTCCGCAACTGGGCGACGAGCCGGCTCGAAACCCAGCGCAAGACCGGGTTGGCGACGTGGGGGCTGGGAATACTCCTGTTTTTCGACGATTACGCCAACACGGCGATCGTCGGCAGTACGATGCGCGAGATTTCCGATCAGATGCGGATCTCCCGCGAAAAACTCTCCTACATCGTCGACTCGACTGCCGCGCCCGTCGCGACGATCGGGCTCTCGAGCTGGGTCGCGTTCCAGCTCTCGATGATCGACGAGGGATACACTGCCCTCGTCGACAGCGACGACTACGCCGTCACCGCGGCCGACACACCGGGCGTGTTCGAGACGTTCGTCGGCTCGATTCCGTTCAACACGTACTCCCTGCTCGCGATCGTCATGGTGGGGGTCATCGTCCTCTCACAGCGCGACTACGGGGAGATGCTCGACGCCGAGCACCGATCCTGGCAGACCGGGAAGGTAAACCGCGACGAGGCACAGCCCCTCCAGGAAGTCGAGAAGGATCTGGGCTCGCCGATCGAGGATCGGCCGATGCTCCGGACGTTCTTCGCACCGATCGTCGTCCTGGTCGCGGTCACGCTCTCCGGGGCGTTCTGGACCGGCTATCAGTCGTGGCTCGACGAACAGGCCGAGGCGGACGCGACGACGTCGCTCGAGACCGCCATCGGAAACGACGGCGTCATCCAGATACTGGTCGACGTCGTCGGCGCGGGGGATTTCGCCGCCGCGCTCGTCTGGGGCTCGTTCGCGATGGTCGCGACCCTGATCCTCATCGGACTGGCCTACGACCTCTTCGACCTCGGTGACAGTGTCGACACGATTCTAGACGGCTTCTCCCTGATGCTGACCGCGGTGACGATCCTGGTCCTCGCCTGGGCGATCAGCGCGGTCGCCGAGGAACTCGGCACGGGAAGATACGTCGCTGGCGTCGCGGAAGGGGTCGTCTCGCCGGCCGTCCTCCCGATCGTCGTGTTGCTCGTGTCCGCCTTCGTCGCGTTCACCATGGGCTCGTCGTGGGCGACGATGGGCATCGTCACGCCGATCTCGATCCGCGTCGCCTACGAACTCACCGGCACGTTCGAACTCATGCCGGTGATGGTCGGGGCGGTGTTCTCGGGCGCGATCTTCGGCGATCACTCGTCGCCGATCTCCGACACCTCGGTGCTCTCGGCGACGTTCACCGGGGCCGATCTCATCGATCACATCCGCACGCAGCTCTACTACGCCGGAACCGTCCTGTTCGTCGTGGTCGTCTGTTACGCGCTTTACGGCTTCCTCGGCGTTCCGTGGATGGTCTTCCTTCCCCTCGGAGTCGTCCTGCTTGTCGGACTCGTCTACGGGCTCTCGGAGATCGACGCCCAGCGCAAGGGCCTCGCTCCCAGGGCCTCCTCGACCGACGTCGACCGCACCGGTCGAGAGCCCGAGGCCGAACCCGGATCCGCCCCGGAAGACCTCGATTAG